One stretch of Acanthochromis polyacanthus isolate Apoly-LR-REF ecotype Palm Island chromosome 16, KAUST_Apoly_ChrSc, whole genome shotgun sequence DNA includes these proteins:
- the zc3h14 gene encoding zinc finger CCCH domain-containing protein 14 — protein sequence MEIGTEISKKIRAAIKGKLQELGAYIDEELPDYIMVMVANKKTPQQMTDDLSLFLGNNTFKFTTWLHGVLEKLRSVAGEPASLKHQLQSDGATVAGKSRLSVGENGRSEESKVLTVSSSRSDRTEARVSSSAHESRKGSLEKSSSRHTSAVKPLMEPLPSEAVIDIKPEMDDDLIAEEPVEIGSNHSRAHSRPTAEIYRPGQSKFTSASSAAMYRSAEGSSQSRQQDGRNSRTSRSTTSKQEELSRKRKAPVASSVVRVNREADEDSDDVEEEDRSYGGRGVSSRVSLPSKPERKPTLPPAKQANRNLILKAISEAQDSITKTTAYPTIPQRQTVPVAPRTRLASSEEMTAAIQLVQEHLHSLAPRMQPYASTDLPPSRTPVQARSLASRLQLESNDGRNQNEYGVEVSAGGETKAFDTRSFIMSRLQVEEPSVRSRLQVKDEVQSALPRTVQTSKERGDSASPKFIVTLDGVPSPLGNMADCDVELDDVRPPPKVTEATSLVHREPKVSVLHRLQGAVTPPEDDVMDTEMAEEEEEDGTHLKKQKVMERCKFWPVCKSGDECLYHHPTTQCKTFPNCKFGDKCLFVHPNCKYDARCTKPDCPFTHVSRRGPAAPPPRPAVQPVQTTSVCRFFPECKKMDCPFYHPKPCRFATQCKRAGCTFYHPTTAVPPRHALKWIKTPSS from the exons ATGGAAATCGGGACTGAAATCAGCAAGAAGATAAGA GCTGCTATCAAAGGCAAACTTCAGGAGCTCGGTGCATACATTG ATGAAGAGCTCCCTGACTACATTATGGTGATGGTGGCAAACAAGAAAACCCCCCAACAGATGACTGACGACCTCTCCCTTTTCCTGGGAAACAACACTTTTAAGTTCACAACCTG GTTACATGGTGTTCTGGAGAAATTAAGATCTGTTGCAGGAG AGCCTGCATCCCTCAAACACCAGCTGCAGTCTGACGGTGCTACCGTGGCTGGAAAGAGTCGATTGTCTGTGGGTGAAAACGGCAGATCAGAGGAGTCGAAGGTGCTGACGGTGTCCAGCTCACGCTCTGATAGGACGGAAGCACGCGTGTCAAGTTCTGCTCATGAAAGCAGGAAGGGCAGCTTGGAAAAGAGTTCCTCTCGGCACACCTCCGCCGTGAAGCCCCTCATGGAGCCGCTGCCCTCAGAGGCCGTTATTGACATCAAACCAGAGATGGACGACGACCTCATTGCCGAGGAACCCGTAGAAATCGGCTCCAACCACAGTCGTGCACACAGTCGACCCACCGCTGAGATCTACAGACCCGGTCAGAGCAAGTTTACATCAGCGAGCTCTGCGGCCATGTACCGGTCCGCAGAAGGATCCTCCCAAAGCAGGCAGCAGGACGGCAGGAACAGCAGGACCTCCAGATCTACCACCAGCAAG CAAGAAGAGTTGTCACGGAAGCGGAAGGCGCCAGTAGCCAGTTCTGTGGTACGAGTGAACCGAGAAGCAGACGAAGACAGTGATGACGTTGAAGAAGAAGATAGGAGTTATGGAGGCAGAGGCGTGTCCAGCAGAGTGTCTCTCCCCTCCAAACCAGAGCGGAA ACCTACTCTCCCACCAGCCAAACAAGCCAACAGAAACCTGATCCTGAAGGCCATCTCTGAGGCGCAGGACTCCATCACCAAAACCACAGCTTACCCAACAA TACCGCAGAGACAGACGGTTCCCGTGGCGCCTCGTACTCGTCTGGCCAGCAGTGAAGAGATGACTGCAGCCATCCAGCTGGTACAGGAGCACCTCCACAGCCTGGCCCCCAGGATGCAGCCGTACGCCTCCACAGACCTACCTCCCTCCAGAACACCTG TTCAAGCCAGATCATTAGCTTCACGCCTTCAGCTGGAGAGTAATGATGGAAGAAACCAGAATGAATACG GTGTGGAAGTGTCTGCAGGCGGTGAAACAAAGGCCTTTGATACTCGATCCTTCATAATGAGTCGACTGCAAGTGGAAGAACCTTCGGTCAGAAGTCGTCTTCAGGTCAAAGATGAAGTCCAGTCTGCTTTACCGAGGACTGTCCAAACCAG CAAAGAGAGAGGCGACTCTGCCAGCCCCAAGTTCATCGTGACGTTAGACGGAGTGCCGAGCCCTCTGGGCAACATGGCCGACTGTGACGTGGAGCTGGATGATGTCAGACCACCGCCGAAGGTCACCGAGGCAACCAGCCTCGTCCACAGAGAGCCCAAAGTCAGCGTCCTTCACCGGCTACAGGGAGCAGTCACACCACCAGAAG ATGACGTGATGGACACTGAGatggccgaggaggaggaggaggacggcaCCCACTTGAAGAAACAGAAAGTCATGGAGCGCTGCAAGTTCTGGCCGGTCTGTAAAAGTGGAGATGAGTGTCTGTATCATCACCCAACGACACAGTGCAA GACTTTTCCCAACTGCAAATTTGGGGATAAATGCCTTTTTGTGCATCCAAACTGCAAATATGATGCCAGGTGCACCAAACCAGACTGTCCCTTCACTCACGTCAGCCGCAGAGGCCCTGCAGCTCCTCCGCCCAGACCAG CGGTGCAGCCAGTTCAAACCACTAGCGTGTGTCGCTTCTTCCCAGAGTGCAAGAAGATGGACTGTCCATTTTATCATCCCAAG CCTTGTCGCTTCGCGACGCAGTGCAAGCGAGCTGGATGCACCTTCTACCATCCGACCACAGCCGTGCCTCCAAGACACGCGCTGAAGTGGATAAAAACACCGAGCAG CTAA